The DNA segment TGCCGACGACGACGGCGACCAGAGACGGATCCGCGATCACGAGACGGCGCGGCCCTGAAAGCCGCGCCATCTGATCGATCTGCTCCGGGGGCGGGACTCGAACCCGCAACCTATCGGTTAACAGCCGAGCGCTCTGCCAGTTGAGCTACCCCGGATCGACAGAGGCAACCTTAGCAGTCGGCGTCACGCGGTGACTCCACGCACGTGCGTCGATGGTCGCCGCGATGAGTCCCATGATCGCACGGTGCGTTCGACTGCAGCAGTACGCGACCGTCGCACACCCGGGGGATATGCTTCGCTCACCTCAGCGACGGGTCGGCCACCGCCCGGTACGGCTTGCCGAACTGCTCGCGTGGCACGCTCTTCGCCACGCCGAGCTCGTCCGCGATCTGCCGCAGACTCCACGCCTGCGCACGGAGCTCCCGCGCTCGCGCCTGCGCCGCGACCTTTCCCCGGTATCCCATGCGGTCCCACCCTGATCGAATGCCTGTTCGATCAGCGCAGATCGCACGCACGACGGCGACGTTCATCCACAGGCCACTACGCTGTACCATCGCGCCGTCGGGCCCGTAGCTCAGTGGTCAGAGCAGGGGACTCATAATCCTTTGGTCGCAGGTTCGATACCTGCCGGGCCCACCCGGACGGCCTTGTCAGCGCAGCAGGGGGACGACCTCCGACGCGAACAGCTCCGCGCCCCCCGTCGACGGGAAGTCGACAAACCGCAGCATGAGATGCTCCACACCGAGGTCGACGAACGGCCGGAGCGCCTCGGCCACCTGCTCGGGCGTGCCGACGCACGGGTGGACGTCGGTGAACGGGGACGCCGCGGCGATCTCATGGGCGGCCGCCTCCGTCCGCGCGACCGCCACCACCTCCGCGGTGTAGGTCAGTGTGATCTCGTCGATGTCGCGGCCGACGTCCGCGCAGTGCCCGCGGAGGACGTCGAGCTTGTGGCGGTAGGTCTCGGGGGTCCCAGTGATGTTCCACCAGTCGGCGTGCTCTGCCACGACCCGCAGCGTCAGCCGCTCCCCACCCCCACCGAGCATGATCGGCGGGTGCGGGACAGGCAGCGGTCGACACACGACGCCGTCCACGGCATTGTGCTCACCGGCGAACGACACCGGACCGTCGGACCACGCCGCCCGGATCACCAGCACCGCCTCGGCGAGCTGTGCGATCCGCACGGCCGCCCGAGGGAAGTCGTAGCCGTACGCGCGGTACTCCGACTCCATCCAGCCGGCGCCCATGCCCAGGATGAACCTGCCACCGGTCAACGCGTGGAGTGTCGCCGCCATCTTGGCGACGAGTGCGGGGTTGCGGAACGACTGGCAGAGCACGAGTGACCCGAACGCTGTCTCGGTGTGGCGTCCGGCGAGGTACGCGATCGACGTGAGGCATTCGAGCGCTGGAGCGTCGGTGGGGACGAAGTCGGCCCACGGCAAAAGGTGGTCATCGAACCAGACCGAGTCGTAGCTGTCGGCGATCGTCGCGAGCATATGCTCCAGCTGCGCCACGTGTGTCTCGGCGTCGGCGCCGTCCGTGGGGAACGGCACCGTGTGCCATCCGATCCTCAGGTCATCCACGTGCGCCCCGATCGCCCTGCCACCCTGGGGATCGTAGGGAAGGGCCGCCACCACGGTCCACCGGCGCAGCGAACGTCGCGGCCGTCACCGTCCAGCCAGGACGCCGATGCAATGGCGGGTCAGGGTGGCATAGCGCCGGTCCGTCGATCGTCAGGTTGCGGGCGTCGGCGTCCAGGGTGGCGCACGCCGAGCGGCGTGGTCGTCAGGTGCTCGCCGTGGCCCATCGACAGCCCCCAGAGCACAGGGACGACCAGGGGTGTCAGGTACTGCTCGAGAAGTCCTCGATCGACAGCGTCTGTGGCATCCCAGGGCGCTCGCGTCCCCAGTCGCACCGCACCAGCTCAGCCAGCGCCGGTGCATCGCCTGGCACTGGTCCCCAAGCCCGACGTGCTGATCGCGGCGAGCCCGTGTCGATGCTCGACGTTTCGACCGGGCCGAGATCGGCAACCTCATCGCCGACCTCGCGCGTGCGCGGGACGTCGCGGTCCTGACGCCGCGGTCCTCATGATCACCCACGACCTGTCGACCGTCGCCGCATACAGCTCGCGCCTCGCGGCCACGTACATGGGCCGCAGCGTCGAGACCGGTCCGACGGACGTGGTCCTGCGGTCACCGGCGTACCCCAACACCCGTGCGCCACTGTAGGTCGTCCCCGTACCCGACCCAACGCGACGCACCACGCGATCGGCCTGCCGGTGACACGCCGGACGCCTGCCGCCGGCCACCCGCTGCCGGTTCCACCCCCGCTGCCCGGACCGCTTCGCGCCCTGCGACCGCGTGATCCCGACCTTGCTACCACTCGGTGGTGGCCACGCCGCGGCCTGCCTGCTGCACGATCCCACCGTCGACGGCGACCCGCCGGCCGGGTCGGCCACCAGCGATCTGACGCCGGTGGGTTGTAGCGTCAGTGATGCGGAAACAGTCGTGGAGCGTGGTCCGTGCCGGCTGCGCCGGCCACACCCACTCCACATCACCACAAGGGAGCCAGACCCCATGAAGTTTCGCTTCGGCCTGATCATCGGGCTCGCCATCGGCTACGTGCTCGGCGCGCGGGCGGGCTACGAGCGCTACCAGCAGATCCAGTCGACCTGGCGCTCCGTGCGCCGTTCCGACTCCGCTCAGCGCCTGGGCAGCGGGTTTCGCGACCTTGCCGATCGCGCCGGCTCGCGCACCGAGAAGAAGGCGTCCCGCGACGTCGACCAGCTCAGCGAGCAGCTGCGCTCCGACGGCGGCGGGTCCACGAGCGAGATGGACCCGATGCGCTGACCGCCGTCACAGGTAGTCGCGCAGCACGTCGCTGCGCGACGGGTGCCGGAGCTTGGCCAGGGTCTTGAGCTCGATCTGGCGCACCCGCTCACGCGTGACGCCGAACGCCTGGCCCACCTCCTCGAGCGTGCTGGGACGTTCACCGTCCATGCCGAAGCGCAGCCGGATGACCTCCTGCTCTCGGTCGGTGAGCTCGTGGAGGACCGTCTCGAGCTGCTCCCGCAGCATCGTGCCGCTCACGGCGTCGACCGGCATGACCGCGTCGTCGTCCGGGATGAAGTCGCCTAGGCTTGCGTCCTCCTCCTGACGCAGCGGTGCCTCGAGGCTGACCGGCTCCTGGCTCAACGCCTGGATCTCGCGGACACGCTCGACCTCGATGCCGAGCTCCTCCGCGAGCTCGGCATCGGTCGGTTCCCTGCCGAGGTCCTGCACCATGGCACGCTGCACACTGAACAGCCGGTTCATGGCGTCCCGCACGTGGGCTGGAACGCGGATCGTCCGCGCCTGGTCCGCGAGCGCCCGACTGATCGCCTGACGGATCCACCACATCGCGTACGTCGAGAAACGGTAGCCGCGGCGGTGGTCGAACTTCTCCACGGCACGGATGAGGCCCAGGTTCCCCTCCTGCACCAGATCCAGCAGGTGCATCCCGCGGTGCTGGTAGCGCTTGGCGATCGACACGACCAGCCGGAGGTTCGACTCGACGAGGCGCAGCTTCGCGGCCTGGCCTTGCCGCGCGATCGACCGCAGCACGACCGTCCGCTCCGGCGAGTGCTCGCCGTTGGCCAGCATCGAGGCGGCCTCCAGGCCCGCCTCGACGCGCTTGGAGAGATCGACCTCCTCGTCGGCGCGCAGCAGCCGAACCTGGCCGATCATGTTCAGATACGAGCGCGTTGCGTCGTTGGCGGTCCGCCCTTCGAAGGAACGCGCAGAGCTCATCGCAGGACCCGCATCCGTCGAGGATGCAACGTGCACGCAACGGGTCGTACCGCGACCACTACGCCACCGATGCGCGTCGTCGTCCCATCATTCCTCCAACAACGTCTGGCGTTGACGTACGAGTCGGAGATTCTCGGCATTCAGCTCCCCAGCCAGATCGCCGTCGACCTTGGCATTCAGCCGAGCAAGCTGTGCGCGGACTGCCGCGATCTTCCGGTCGAGGGTCTTCGCTCGCAGGTTCCTCACCTGCATTGCCAGCTTATGCGGGTCGGGCGGTGTCGTGGGAGGGGCAATCGCGAGCGCACGGATCCGCGCGCGCAGACCGTCGTCGGGGAGCCGCTCCAGCAGCTCGCCGAGCGTGCGCCACGACCCCTCTGTCAGCGCCGTGAACAGCGTGCGCGACGCCTCCGCGGTGAAGTCGTCCGCCGACAACTGGCCCCAGCCGGCGACCTCGATCTCCGGGTTCTGGACCGCGGCCTGCAGGACGAGGCGCTCGAGCTGCAGCTGCGGGTCGCGCGTCCGGTGCCCCGGTGCCCGGGCGACGTCGACGGGTGGGTCGAACCCACGCCGTTCGCCGGCCCCGGCGCCAGCCGCGATGTGCGCGTCGAGCTCCTTCTCGATCATGTCGGCCGACAGCCGGACCGCGGGGGCGACGATGTCGCGTATGTAGCTGTAGCGCAGGAAGCGGTCGTCGAGCTGGGTCAGCAGTGGGAACGTCCGTCGGTAGGCGGCGACCTGGCCCTCAGGCGTGTCGGTGTCGGCCTCGGTCAGCAGGTAGGCGATCTGAAACTCCACAGCGGTCGCCGTGCCGGCGAGGGCGTCGTCGACCCGGTCGGGACCGCGGGCGGCCAGC comes from the Euzebyales bacterium genome and includes:
- a CDS encoding LLM class flavin-dependent oxidoreductase; amino-acid sequence: MPFPTDGADAETHVAQLEHMLATIADSYDSVWFDDHLLPWADFVPTDAPALECLTSIAYLAGRHTETAFGSLVLCQSFRNPALVAKMAATLHALTGGRFILGMGAGWMESEYRAYGYDFPRAAVRIAQLAEAVLVIRAAWSDGPVSFAGEHNAVDGVVCRPLPVPHPPIMLGGGGERLTLRVVAEHADWWNITGTPETYRHKLDVLRGHCADVGRDIDEITLTYTAEVVAVARTEAAAHEIAAASPFTDVHPCVGTPEQVAEALRPFVDLGVEHLMLRFVDFPSTGGAELFASEVVPLLR
- a CDS encoding RNA polymerase sigma factor, with the translated sequence MSSARSFEGRTANDATRSYLNMIGQVRLLRADEEVDLSKRVEAGLEAASMLANGEHSPERTVVLRSIARQGQAAKLRLVESNLRLVVSIAKRYQHRGMHLLDLVQEGNLGLIRAVEKFDHRRGYRFSTYAMWWIRQAISRALADQARTIRVPAHVRDAMNRLFSVQRAMVQDLGREPTDAELAEELGIEVERVREIQALSQEPVSLEAPLRQEEDASLGDFIPDDDAVMPVDAVSGTMLREQLETVLHELTDREQEVIRLRFGMDGERPSTLEEVGQAFGVTRERVRQIELKTLAKLRHPSRSDVLRDYL